The Poseidonibacter lekithochrous region ATCTCTTTGAATATTATCGTAGATTTATCACATAATATTCTATCCATTCTTTTTTCTAAATTACTTATTAGAAAGTTTCTGTAGTGAACATTGTGTTCTATTTGTTTTTGAATATCATTTGGTATTTCTTCTTCATTAATATAAAGTTCACCAATGTAGTTCGTAAGAGAATTGTAGTCGTCATTTATATTGTATATAAACGAGTTTTGAGTAGAAATTGATATCTTGTATTTATTTAATAAATCAGAAACAATCAAATCTTCATTTTCCATATCTAAATAACTAGATGCTTCATCTTCGTCTAATGCAAACATGTAATTTCTCCAACGTAAAAGTCATTAATTATATAATTATTTAACTTATAAACCTTGAAGAATTATGTTCCATAAATACTCTACTTCTTCTTGTGTAAAATTAATCAAATTTTTTTCTTCAAATAACTCTTTTATTTTATACAATTCAAATTTTCTAGAGTAAGTACACTTTGCGTGTGCGGGTAAAAAACTACGAACTAAAGATATATCTTCTTTGATTTCATGTTCACATAATAAACAATGATAATCAGTATGTAATCTACCTTCATGTTCTAATAAATGGATATAAGATTCACAGATTGCTCGAAGGGCATTTTGTTTTATCATTACGTGTGTCAAGTGATCCAAGCTATAAAAATAGTATGGATCAACTTGTTCTAAGTCTTTTAGGTGAGAATAAAATAGTTTTACAAATCTTTGCCAACAATACATTTTTTCATAATCAAGTACCCATTCAAAACCAAGTTGTATTACATCTTTTAGTCTAGGTATACTTGATCTTGTATCTTCAAGTTCAAAATCTATTTTATATCCAATATTAATATTGGAGTGTCTTGCTCCATAAAATCTATAAGAGTTTATTATTTCATTTTCTGTAAGCAAGCAGACAATTAAGTCTTCATCTTTTACAGGTTTTATATCTATTATATAACCTTGCAAGTTTTATTCTTCTTCTGCTCTCATTTCTTTGATTTCTTCAAGAATTTCTTCAGCTTCTTCATCATCCATGTCACCACTTTCAATGTCTTTTAACATTGCAATAAAGTCGTCTCTCATCTCTTGAATGTTTGCTAATTCTTCTTTTGTTCTTTCATCTTCTTTTTTTGCTGCGATAATTTCGAATAATTCGTCAATATAATCTTCAATTTCTAGTAAAACATCATTTTTGATTAGGCTTTCTAGTTCTTTTTGAATACTCATAGTTTTCCTTCTTAAAATATTTAGGATTATAACAAAAAAGAACTACTCTTTTGCTTGTATAACTTCAATGAAAATATATATTACTTATGATATTATAATTTAAAATAATTATGTAAGGATAATGTAAATGGCTGAGTTTAATAATGTTTCTATTGCAAAAGCTGCAAGTGTACTTTTTGAAGGAAATATTACAAGTAGAAGTATAGAGTTCGAAGATGGTTCAAGAAAAACTTTAGGAATTATGTTAAAAGGTGAATATGAGTTAAATACTGTTCATACTGAAATAATGGATATCCAAAGAGGTAAACTTGAAGTTTTATTACCAGCTGAAGACTGGGTTGAATATGAAGGTCCTGCAACATTTGAAATTCCTGCGAATTCAAAATTCAAACTAAGAGTTCACTCTTTAGTTGACTATTGTTGTTCTT contains the following coding sequences:
- the recO gene encoding recombination protein RecO — protein: MQGYIIDIKPVKDEDLIVCLLTENEIINSYRFYGARHSNINIGYKIDFELEDTRSSIPRLKDVIQLGFEWVLDYEKMYCWQRFVKLFYSHLKDLEQVDPYYFYSLDHLTHVMIKQNALRAICESYIHLLEHEGRLHTDYHCLLCEHEIKEDISLVRSFLPAHAKCTYSRKFELYKIKELFEEKNLINFTQEEVEYLWNIILQGL
- a CDS encoding pyrimidine/purine nucleoside phosphorylase; the encoded protein is MAEFNNVSIAKAASVLFEGNITSRSIEFEDGSRKTLGIMLKGEYELNTVHTEIMDIQRGKLEVLLPAEDWVEYEGPATFEIPANSKFKLRVHSLVDYCCSFIKNS